The following coding sequences are from one Thamnophis elegans isolate rThaEle1 chromosome 5, rThaEle1.pri, whole genome shotgun sequence window:
- the PTK6 gene encoding protein-tyrosine kinase 6: MACKTDPVPGSGCSLYTSLWDFEARTETELTFQAGDLFQVIQKTGEWCWAKQVDALGGICEEGYVPYSYLAKKETVETEPWFFGQISRSEAVLRLLSEKNKSGAFLVRISEKLGADFVLSVRDGLRTRHYKILRNGEGKFYMNGTRTFPDLLTLVTCYKEKGLTHGLKLLAPCYKPEPKAMPHWDDWERAKDEFRLIRKLDSGSFGDVYEGLWKEKVKVAIKVLQRADLMCQDTFKNEIDALRLLKHKNILSLYAICSAGDPVYIITELMSKGSLLTFLRGPEGKQMEMVELVCLASQVAEGMSYLESQNFIHRDLAARNVLVGENNICKVGDFGMARLIEEDIYLSYSNSFPYKWTAPEGLSCGCYSIKSDVWSFGILLYEIMTRGQNPYPGMSNLEVSTKVQNGFQMHRPPRCPPVMYSIMCKCWSLDPNQRPDFRNIRELLQNFTSYENFEALS; the protein is encoded by the exons ATGGCTTGCAAGACAGATCCGGTGCCGGGATCCGGGTGTTCTCTATACACCAGTTTGTGGGATTTTGAAGCCCGAACCGAAACGGAGCTGACTTTCCAAGCAGGGGACCTGTTCCAAGTGATTCAGAAGACTGGGGAGTGGTGTTGGGCCAAGCAGGTGGATGCTCTGGGGGGAATATGCGAGGAAGGCTACGTTCCCTACAGCTACCTCGCCAAGAAAGAGACGGTAGAGACGGAGCC ATGGTTTTTTGGGCAAATCTCCCGCTCGGAAGCCGTGCTTCGGCTGTTGTCGGAAAAGAATAAATCTGGTGCTTTCCTGGTTCGTATCAGTGAGAAACTTGGAGCGGATTTCGTACTTTCAG TCCGCGATGGCCTCCGGACCAGACATTACAAGATCTTGCGAAACGGCGAGGGGAAATTCTACATGAACGGGACGAGGACGTTCCCCGACCTGCTCACCCTGGTGACGTGTTACAAAGAAAAGGGTCTTACTCACGGCTTGAAACTTCTGGCTCCCTGCTACAAG CCCGAGCCAAAGGCCATGCCCCACTGGGACGATTGGGAGAGAGCCAAAGACGAATTCCGTCTGATCCGGAAGTTGGACTCCGGCTCCTTTGGAGACGTCTACGAGGGActttggaaagagaaagtgaaagttGCTATCAAGGTGTTACAGAGAG CCGATCTGATGTGCCAGGACACCTTCAAAAACGAGATCGATGCCCTAAGGCTGTTGAAGCACAAAAATATCCTCTCCCTCTACGCCATCTGCTCGGCTGGGGATCCAGTCTACATCATCACTGAACTCATGAGCAAAGGGAGCCTGCTCACTTTCCTGAGAG GTCCCGAGGGGAAACAGATGGAGATGGTGGAGCTGGTCTGCTTGGCTTCCCAGGTGGCCGAGGGGATGAGCTACCTGGAATCGCAGAATTTCATCCATCGGGATTTGGCTGCCCGGAACGTCCTGGTGGGAGAAAACAACATCTGCAAAGTGGGAGATTTTGGGATGGCCAGGCTGATCGAG GAAGATATTTACCTCTCTTACTCAAACAGCTTTCCCTACAAATGGACCGCGCCGGAAGGCCTTTCCTGCGGATGCTACTCCATCAAATCTGACGTGTGGTCCTTCGGCATCCTCCTTTATGAAATCATGACTCGCGGGCAGAACCCGTATCCAG GCATGAGTAACTTGGAGGTCTCCACCAAGGTTCAAAACGGCTTCCAGATGCACCGCCCGCCCAGGTGCCCCCCTGTCATGTACTCCATCATGTGCAAATGCTGGAGCCTGGATCCCAACCAAAGACCGGACTTCCGGAACATCAGAGAACTCCTCCAGAATTTCACCAGCTACGAGAACTTTGAAGCCCTCTCTTAA